The following are encoded in a window of Phaseolus vulgaris cultivar G19833 chromosome 3, P. vulgaris v2.0, whole genome shotgun sequence genomic DNA:
- the LOC137839337 gene encoding uncharacterized protein, translating to MATRPARARSEEMTLQQLMGMVHGLQDAVAASKVEQERMQADLTASQVRSEELHRTNEELRHRWRGRDEPEATSPPREFTTSFSQAILETAIPNTFTGPKATFTGMEDPEAHLTAFHTQMLLVGGSDAAKCKLFMSTLTGMAMDWFISLPEGHVTSFAQLSKLFREQYLANRTPAPGSYDLFDVKQFQGETLKEYISRFGAQVVKVGTKEEPMIVYAFKKGVRPGSFSKTLNRSRPKTFAEIRRQAVEHIASEGETYEKCTTTMPARPKAQICTQPVRVHQAVTERKHFDRKRAYEPRRTQPKSRVEEGREARKPPRHNFVMELKGLIAIPSIANRLRPPIKADKVLGPRKESWCEFHEAFGHHINNCLALGYQLDELVKSGFLKDYLMEKQAGRPPGSQAGGSRHSSTRRPSSVKSTP from the coding sequence ATGGCCACCCGACCagcacgcgctaggagtgaagagatgaccctaCAGCAGCTCATGGGGATGGTGCACGGGCTACAAGACGCAGTGGCCGCCTCGAAAGtagaacaggaacgcatgcaggcggacctCACAGCTTCTCAAGTAAGAAGCGAGGAACTCCACCGCACCAACGAGGAGTTACGTCATAGATGGCGGGGCAGAGACGAACCGGAGGCTACATCCCCACCCAGGGAATTCACAACATCGTTTTCACAAGCAATCTTGGAGACGGCAATTCCCAACACGTTCACAGGACCCAAAGCGACGTTCACAGGAATGGAGGACCCCGAAGCGcacctcacggcgttccacacacagatgttaCTAGTAGGTGGATCGGACGCTGCTAAgtgcaagcttttcatgagcaccctgacagggatggccatggactggttcattagcctcccagagggccacGTCACGTCCTTCGCCCAACTTTCGAAACTATTTAGAGAACAGTACCTAGCCAACAGAACTCCCGCCCCAGGCTCGTACGACCTTTTCGACGTCAAGCAGTTCCAAGGTGAAACCCTAAAGGAATACATAAGCCGCTTCGgggcacaggtggtgaaagTAGGTACCAAGGAGgaacccatgattgtgtacgcattcaagaagggagTGCGCCCCGGATCTTTCAGCAAAACGCTTAACCGCAGTCGCCCCAAAACTTTCGCTGAAATAAGGCGACAAGCGGTGGAACATATTGCCTCAGAAGGTGAAACGTATGAAAAATGTACAACCACTATGCCGGCGCGCCCCAAGGCACAGATATGCACGCAACCTGTTCGAGTTCACCAAGCCGTCACAGAAAGGAAACACTTTGACAGGAAACGCGCTTACGAGCCACGAAGGACTCAACCTAAGAGTCGAGTAGAGGAAGGGAGAGAAGCACGCAAACCGCCAAGACACAATTTCGTGATGGAACTCAAAGGTCTGATTGCGATACCCAGCATAGCCAACAGGTTGAGGCCGCCGATTAAAGCTGACAAGGTACTAGGGCCTCGCAAGGAGtcgtggtgcgaattccacgaagcaTTCGGACACCATATCAACAACTGTCTAGCACttggctatcagttggatgagctcgtgaagagtggcttcctgaaggattacttgatGGAGAAACAGGCGGGACGACCACCAGGCTCGCAAGCAGGGGGCAGTAGGCACAGCAGCACGAGGCGCCCGTCCTCGGtgaaatccacaccatag